In a genomic window of Chaetodon auriga isolate fChaAug3 chromosome 1, fChaAug3.hap1, whole genome shotgun sequence:
- the ric3a gene encoding protein RIC-3: MSITTCQKVTLISCSVLCVSLFLPRMLLPRGKKEMGQPEVGPGFYPPVTHQLPLPDDPERWALDTSYSMTHSVEAMAKMKVVGQGKKYNLMAQVIPIYGFGIFLYIFYIIYKLTCKGKTTKSRTYITVTNSNVEKKIITDYELARLQARLLQTEKMMERIVSAKSRGSGSGRRRKSKTTTSKKEEKLLRQLRQITQLIQEGRLEGASPEMEAEEVPYGADWDGYPEETYPVYDEPCDRPRFDTIVLEEPPHQPTAEALAERMEQEEEEVMARKLSIVREEDEEEVEEEEDGEEEEEEDEDKEEEVEEEEEEDEEEEEEEEEEEAEKRNLLSLPSSQPAADRKQERIGLEVSKELQCYNGGKKQISFSDHRDVFHYPKEDTYEEEEEEKEDEVEEDDEGTEVEEEEEADEDDPVMEAESLQFSCEGCPNPEEEAEEDNEEYLLMSAPVEGDGGIHADMPKEVTVSGLRMRNRRET; this comes from the exons ATGTCTATAACAACTTGCCAGAAGGTTACTCTGATATCAtgctctgttctctgtgtttctctcttcctgccCAGAATGCTTTTACCCAGAGGGAAAAAGGAGATGGGGCAGCCTGAGG TGGGACCTGGGTTCTACCCTCCTGTGACACATCAGCTGCCCTTGCCAGACGACCCAGAACGGTGGGCTTTGGACACTTCTTACTCCATGACGCACAGTGTTGAGGCCATGGCCAAAATGAAAGTCGTTGGACAAGGCAAAAAATACAACCTGATGGCTCAAGTGATACCCATATATGGCTTTGGGATTTTTCTTTATATCTTCTACATAATCTACAAG tTGACATGTAAGGGGAAGACTACTAAATCCAGAACCTACATCACAGTAACCAATTCAAACGTGGAGAAAAAGATTA TAACTGATTATGAGCTTGCCAGGCTTCAGGCGAGACTACTGCAAACAGaaaagatgatggagaggatTGTCTCTGCAAAGAGTCGAGGTTCTGGGAg TGGCAGAAGGAGGAAGAGTAAAACTACAACAtcaaagaaggaggagaaattaCTCAGGCAACTTAGACAGATCACACAGTTGATACAAGAGGGCCGGTTGGAGGGGGCCTCCCCGGAGATGGAAGCTGAGGAGGTCCCCTACGGTGCAGACTGGGACG GCTACCCAGAGGAGACCTACCCAGTGTATGATGAGCCCTGTGACAGACCGAGATTTGACACTATTGTGCTGGAGGAGCCACCACACCAGCCAACTGCCGAGGCCCTGGCAGAGAGGatggagcaagaggaggaagaggttaTGGCAAGGAAACTATCCATAGTgcgagaggaggatgaagaggaagtagaggaggaggaggacggagaggaagaggaggaggaagatgaggacaaagaggaagaagtggaggaagaggaggaggaggatgaggaggaagaagaagaagaagaggaagaggaggcagagaaacgGAATTTGCTCAGTCTTCCTTCATCCCAGCCAGCTGCGgacagaaagcaggagagaaTTGGTTTGGAGGTGAGCAAAGAGCTACAGTGTTACAACGGAGGGAAGAAGCAAATAAGCTTCAGTGACCACAGAGATGTGTTCCACTACCCGAAAGAGGATACttatgaagaggaggaagaagaaaaggaagatgaggtggaggaagacGATGAGGGGacagaggtggaagaggaggaggaggctgatgaagatgatccagtgatggaggcagagagccTGCAGTTCAGCTGTGAGGGTTGTCCCAACCCGGAGGAAGAAGCGGAGGAGGATAATGAAGAGTATTTGTTGATGTCAGCGCCTGTGGAGGGTGATGGTGGTATCCATGCAGACATGCCTAAAGAAGTCACGGTGAGTGGGCTGAGGATGCGGAACAGGAGAGAGACATAA